From a region of the Papilio machaon chromosome 26, ilPapMach1.1, whole genome shotgun sequence genome:
- the LOC106718643 gene encoding eukaryotic translation initiation factor 2 subunit 1 — protein MPLSCRFYQEKYPEVEDVVMVTVRSIAEMGAYVHLLEYNNIEGMILLSELSRRRIRSINKLIRVGKTEPVVVIRVDKEKGYIDLSKRRVSAEDIEKCTERFAKAKAVNSILRHVAELLHYESSDQLEELYQRTAWHFEEKYKKKASAFDFFKQAAVDPSVLNECGLDENTKQVLLENIKRKLTSQAVKIRADIECACYGYEGIDAVKAALKAGLSLSTQEMPIKINLIAPPLYVMTTSTPEKTDGLKALQDAIDKIKETITQSGGVFNIQMAPKVVTATDEAELARQMERAEAENAEVAGDSADEDEDQGMGDAGDEEPQQNGASDEEEEN, from the exons ATGCCGTTGTCGTGTCGGTTTTATCAGGAGAAATATCCTGAGGTTGAAGATGTGGTTATGGTAACTGTAAGGTCTATAGCGGAGATGGGCGCGTACGTCCATTTGCTCGAATACAACAATATTGAGGGCATGATTCTGTTGTCTGAATTATCGAGAAGACGTATTCGGTCCATCAACAAACTCATTAGGGTCGGAAAGACTGAACCAGTTGTAGTTATTAGAgtagataaagaaaaag GTTATATAGATTTGTCAAAACGTCGTGTTTCTGCAGAAGATATAGAGAAGTGTACAGAGAGATTTGCCAAGGCAAAAGCAGTCAACTCAATACTCCGGCATGTTGCGGAACTCTTGCACTATGAAAGCTCAGATCAGTTGGAGGAGTTGTATCAAAGAACTGCTTGGCATTTTGAAGAAAAGTATAAGAAAAAGGCGTCAGCTTTTGATTTCTTCAAACAGGCCGCTGT AGATCCATCAGTGCTCAATGAATGTGGACTTGATGAGAATACAAAACAAGTATTATTGGAGAACATCAAACGTAAACTTACATCACAAGCAGTGAAGATCCGCGCAGATATTGAATGTGCTTGCTACGGCTATGAAGGCATTGATGCAGTGAAGGCAGCACTTAAAGCAGGCCTCTCACTCTCCACACAGGAAATGCCCATCAAGATCAATTTGATTGCACCTCCTTTATAtg TGATGACGACATCAACACCGGAAAAGACGGACGGCCTTAAAGCGCTGCAGGATGCGATAGACAAGATCAAGGAAACTATCACACAGTCTGGTGGAGTTTTCAACATTCAGATGGCG ccTAAAGTGGTGACGGCGACGGACGAAGCGGAGTTGGCGCGGCAGATGGAGCGCGCGGAGGCTGAGAACGCAGAAGTCGCTGGAGATTCCGCAGACGAGGATGAGGACCAAG GTATGGGAGATGCCGGGGATGAGGAGCCTCAGCAGAATGGTGCTTCCGATGAGGAAGAGGAGAACTGA